From one Lolium rigidum isolate FL_2022 chromosome 4, APGP_CSIRO_Lrig_0.1, whole genome shotgun sequence genomic stretch:
- the LOC124650246 gene encoding U-box domain-containing protein 29-like, which translates to MDAVVAGHGQHARRRIPSLEPLVMAASPTTPAAFRCPISLEVMRSPVSLPTGATYDRASIQRWLDSGHRTCPATRLPLASTDLVPNLLLRRLIHLHAATLPPSPSPEEALSQLAASHGEPAAAEKAVRSLAAKIAPGKGKQASVASAVAADLDSTVPALLSFAKGGAGTDARVDAVRILATVAPEIVSYLTGDGTEKRGRVRMAVEALAAVLSAGGVCEDAKKALITALVAGDLGRLVTTLLAAGPTGVVVLEAILTSPVPDADAKTAIADRSELFPDLVRILKEAASPAAILCMVAAVQVRGRPARSSMVRAGAVPALALAVAAAPTAAAESALMLLVEAARCNDGKAAIAADAAEVAAAVMGRMIRVGQMGREAAVAVLWLSCCAGGGERRMREALAAAPEAVGKLLVVMQGDVSPATSRMAGELLRAVRMEQERNGMVASSYDSRTIHVMPY; encoded by the coding sequence ATGGATGCGGTCGTCGCCGGGCACGGGCAGCACGCGAGGCGGCGGATCCCGTCTCTGGAGCCGCTCGTGATGGCCGCGTCCCCGACGACGCCGGCCGCGTTCCGCTGCCCGATCTCGCTCGAGGTCATGCGGTCGCCGGTGAGCCTCCCCACCGGCGCCACCTACGACCGGGCCTCCATCCAGCGCTGGCTCGACTCCGGCCACCGCACCTGCCCGGCCACGCGCCTGCCCctcgcctccaccgacctcgtgcCCAacctgctcctccgccgcctcatcCACCTGCACGCCGCCACGCTGCCCCCCTCGCCCTCCCCCGAGGAGGCGCTCTCCCAGCTCGCCGCCTCGCACggcgagcccgccgccgccgagaaGGCCGTGCGCTCGCTCGCCGCCAAGATCGCGCCGGGGAAAGGGAAGCAGGCCTCCgtggcctccgccgtcgccgccgatctcgACTCCACCGTGCCGGCGCTCCTCTCCTTCGCCAAGGGAGGCGCCGGCACCGACGCGCGCGTCGACGCGGTCAGGATCCTGGCCACCGTCGCGCCGGAGATCGTGTCTTACCTGACCGGGGACGGCACGGAGAAGCGTGGACGCGTCAGGATGGCCGTGGAGGCCCTGGCCGCCGTCCTGTCCGCGGGCGGAGTTTGCGAGGATGCCAAGAAGGCCCTCATCACCGCTCTCGTGGCCGGCGACCTGgggcgcctcgtcacgacgctgCTCGCCGCAGGCCCCACAGGCGTCGTGGTTCTCGAGGCGATCCTGACGTCCCCCGTGCCGGACGCCGACGCCAAGACCGCCATCGCCGACAGGTCGGAGCTGTTCCCGGATCTGGTGAGGATCCTCAAGGAGGCCGCGTCGCCGGCGGCTATCCTGTGCATGGTCGCGGCCGTGCAGGTACGCGGGCGGCCCGCCCGTTCGTCGATGGTGCGGGCCGGCGCCGTCCCCGCGCTCGCCCTGGCCGTGGCGGCCGCGCCCACGGCCGCGGCGGAGtccgcgctcatgctgctagtagAGGCGGCCCGCTGTAACGACGGCAAAGCAGCCATCGCGGCCGacgcggcggaggtggcggcagcCGTGATGGGGAGGATGATTCGGGTCGGGCAAATGGGGCGCGAGGCCGCGGTGGCGGTGCTGTGGCTGTCCtgctgcgccggcggcggcgagcggaggATGAGGGAGGCGCTAGCGGCCGCGCCGGAAGCGGTGGGGAAGCTGCTCGTGGTGATGCAAGGGGATGTCTCGCCGGCGACGTCCAGGATGGCCGGCGAGCTGCTCAGAGCGGTGAGGATGGAGCAGGAAAGGAACGGCATGGTCGCCTCCTCCTACGACAGCCGTACCATCCATGTCATGCCTTACTGA